GCATTCCCACCGGCCCACAGGATAAGGAGCACGCAGGTGCCTTCATTCTCAAATACACTTGAGCAGGCAATCCATTCCGCATTGGCACTGGCCAATGCAAGGCGGCACGAATTCGCCACGCTGGAGCATCTGCTCTTGTCGTTGATCGACGAGCCCGATGCAGTTCAGGTGATGAAAGCCTGTTCGGTCGATGTAAACGAATTGCGCGACACATTGGTCGAATTTGTTGACGAGGATTTAAGCAACCTTGTCACCGATGTGGACGGTTCTGAGGCTGTGCCAACCGCTGCCTTCCAGCGGGTCATCCAGCGCGCCGCGATCCATGTGCAATCTTCGGGCCGGACCGAAGTGACTGGTGCAAACGTACTGGTTGCGATCTTTGCCGAACGCGAAAGCAATGCCGCCTATTTCCTGCAGGAACAGGAAATGACGCGGTATGACGCGGTAAATTACATCGCTCATGGTGTCGCCAAGGACCCCGCCTATGGCGAGGCCCGCCCGGTTGCCGGTGCGCCAGAGCACGAGGAAGAAACCCAAGGGGTGACCGAGGGCGAAAAGAAAGAAACCGCGCTTGAGAAATATTGCGTCGATTTGAACGCAAAATCGCGCGAGGGCGATATTGACCCGCTGATCGGGCGCGATGGCGAAGTGGAACGCTGCATTCAGGTGCTGTGCCGCCGGCGCAAGAACAATCCGCTGTTGGTGGGCGATCCCGGTGTCGGCAAAACCGCCATTGCCGAAGGGCTTGCCCGTAAGATCGTCGCGGGGGAAACCCCTGAAGTGCTGGAAAACACAACAATCTTCTCGCTTGATATGGGGGCGCTGCTGGCCGGCACCCGGTATCGCGGCGACTTTGAGGAACGTTTAAAAGCTGTTGTGACAGAACTGGAAGATCACGACGACGCGGTTCTGTTTATTGACGAGATCCACACCGTGATCGGTGCCGGTGCCACATCCGGCGGCGCAATGGATGCCTCCAACCTGCTGAAACCGGCGCTGGCCGGTGGCAAGCTGCGCACCATGGGGTCCACCACCTACAAGGAATTCCGTCAGCATTTTGAAAAAGACCGGGCATTGGCACGTCGTTTCCAAAAGATCGACGTGAACGAGCCATCTGTCGAAGATGCGGTGAAAATCCTGAAAGGTCTGAAACCCTATTTCGAAGATCACCATTCGGTCAAATACACCTCTGATGCGATCAAAACCTCGGTCGAACTGGCCGCGCGTTACATCAACGACCGCAAACTGCCGGATTCGGCCATTGATGTGATTGATGAAGCTGGTGCAGCCCAGCATCTGATCACCGCCTCCAAACGCCGCAAGACCATCGGCACCAAAGAGGTCGAAGCCGTAGTGGCCAAGATTGCGCGCATCCCACCCAAAACCGTCAGCAAAGACGATGTTGTGGTGTTGAAAGACCTTGAGGCATCGCTGAAACGCGTGGTCTTT
This DNA window, taken from Sulfitobacter pacificus, encodes the following:
- the clpA gene encoding ATP-dependent Clp protease ATP-binding subunit ClpA translates to MPSFSNTLEQAIHSALALANARRHEFATLEHLLLSLIDEPDAVQVMKACSVDVNELRDTLVEFVDEDLSNLVTDVDGSEAVPTAAFQRVIQRAAIHVQSSGRTEVTGANVLVAIFAERESNAAYFLQEQEMTRYDAVNYIAHGVAKDPAYGEARPVAGAPEHEEETQGVTEGEKKETALEKYCVDLNAKSREGDIDPLIGRDGEVERCIQVLCRRRKNNPLLVGDPGVGKTAIAEGLARKIVAGETPEVLENTTIFSLDMGALLAGTRYRGDFEERLKAVVTELEDHDDAVLFIDEIHTVIGAGATSGGAMDASNLLKPALAGGKLRTMGSTTYKEFRQHFEKDRALARRFQKIDVNEPSVEDAVKILKGLKPYFEDHHSVKYTSDAIKTSVELAARYINDRKLPDSAIDVIDEAGAAQHLITASKRRKTIGTKEVEAVVAKIARIPPKTVSKDDVVVLKDLEASLKRVVFGQDTAIEALASAIKLSRAGLREPEKPIGNYLFAGPTGVGKTEVAKQLADTLGVELLRFDMSEYMEKHAVSRLIGAPPGYVGFDQGGMLTDGVDQHPHCVLLLDEMEKAHPDVYNILLQVMDHGKLTDHNGRTVDFRNVVIIMTSNAGASEQAKEAVGFGRDRRTGEDTAAIERTFTPEFRNRLDAVISFAALPKEVILQVVEKFVLQLEAQLMDRNVTFELSKKAAEWLGDKGYDDKMGARPLGRVIQEHIKKPLAEELLFGKLAKGGVVKVGVKKGELELTILDHEKRQLSGDKPPLLTAE